From the Thermus brockianus genome, the window GCGGCGGCGAAGAAAGGAACGTGGGCCTCGGTGTAGAGGGCCAAGAGCCGCCTAAACAGGGAACACCACCCCCTCCGGGTCCAGCGCCCCAAGGCCCCGGTAGACCGCAGCTTGGACCTCCCCGTAACGGCCCACCTCCCCAAGGGCCCGGACCGCCCACCCCCTTTCCCCGCCCATGGGAACGCCTAAGCCCTCTCCTGCCCCTCCCCCAGGGCCACCCACTTCAAGGTGGTGAGCTCTAGGGGGCCCATGGGGCCGTAGGCGTGGAGCTTGGAGGTGCTGATGCCGATCTCCGCCCCCAGGCCTAGCTCAAAGCCGTCGTTGAAGCGGGTGGAGGCGTTCCAAAGGACCAAGGAGGCGTCCACCTCCTCCAAAAAGCGCCAAGCCGCCTTGGGGTCCTCCGTGCAGATGGCCTCCGTGTGCCGGGAGCCGTAGCGGGCGATGTGGGCCAAGGCCTCCTCCAGGCCCGAGACCACCTTGACCCGGAGGATGAGGTCCAGGTACTCCCGGTCCCACTCGTCCTCCCGGGCGGGCACCGCCTCCTTGAGGAGGGGAAGGGCCCGGGGGCAGGCCCGAAGCTCCACCCCCCTTTCCCGCATGGCCCCTTCCAGAAGGGGCAGGAAGGCCTCCGCCACCTTCTCGTGGACCAGGAGGGCCTCGAGGGCGTTGCAGACCGCTGGACGCTGGGTCTTCCCGTTTAGGGCCAGGCGGAGCGCCATGGAAAGCTCCGCCTTCTCGTCCACGTAGAGGTGGTTCACCCCCTTGGCGTGGGCCAGGACCGGCACCCGGGCCTCCCTTTGCACCAGGCGGATGAGCTCCTCCCCTCCCCGGGGGATGAGGAGGTCTAAAAGCTCCAAACGGCACATCTCCAGGATGGCCTCCCGGTCCGTGGTGGGCACCAGGGAGACCGCCTCCTCCGGAAGCCCCGCTCCCCTTAGGGCCTCGTGCCAAAGGGCCACCAGGGCCTGGTTGGAGCGGAAGGCCTCCTTGCCGCCCCTAAGGAGCATGGCGTTCCCCGCTTTCAGGGCCACGGCCACCGCCTCCACCGTGGCCCCAGGGCGCGCCTCGTAGATGAAGCCGATGAGGCCCAGGGGCACCCGCATCCGGCCCACCCGGAGGCCATTGGGCCGCTTGCTCAAGCCCTCAATCCGCCCCAAGGGGTCGGGGAGGGCGGCGATCTGCCTTAGGCCCTCGGTGAGGGCCTTCAGGTCCTTTTCCCTAAGGGCGAGCCGGTCCAGCTTGGCCTTGGGAAGCCCCGCCCTTTCCGCCTCCTCCAGGTCCATCCGGTTGGCCGTGAGCACCTCCGGCCAGCGCTCGGATAGGAGGGC encodes:
- a CDS encoding glutamate-5-semialdehyde dehydrogenase, with the translated sequence MTALGLRELAERARAKLPLLAKGKRDEALLRMAALLSERWPEVLTANRMDLEEAERAGLPKAKLDRLALREKDLKALTEGLRQIAALPDPLGRIEGLSKRPNGLRVGRMRVPLGLIGFIYEARPGATVEAVAVALKAGNAMLLRGGKEAFRSNQALVALWHEALRGAGLPEEAVSLVPTTDREAILEMCRLELLDLLIPRGGEELIRLVQREARVPVLAHAKGVNHLYVDEKAELSMALRLALNGKTQRPAVCNALEALLVHEKVAEAFLPLLEGAMRERGVELRACPRALPLLKEAVPAREDEWDREYLDLILRVKVVSGLEEALAHIARYGSRHTEAICTEDPKAAWRFLEEVDASLVLWNASTRFNDGFELGLGAEIGISTSKLHAYGPMGPLELTTLKWVALGEGQERA